The proteins below come from a single Rhizobium sp. BT04 genomic window:
- a CDS encoding acyl carrier protein, protein MSDIAERVKKIVIDHLGVDADKVVESASFIDDLGADSLDTVELVMAFEEEFGVEIPDDAADSILTVGDAVKFIEKAQA, encoded by the coding sequence ATGAGCGATATCGCAGAACGCGTAAAGAAAATTGTTATTGATCATCTTGGCGTCGATGCCGACAAGGTCGTCGAGAGCGCCAGCTTTATCGACGATCTGGGCGCTGACTCGCTCGACACGGTCGAACTTGTCATGGCTTTCGAAGAAGAATTCGGCGTTGAAATTCCTGACGACGCTGCCGACTCGATCCTGACGGTCGGCGATGCCGTGAAGTTTATCGAGAAGGCCCAGGCCTGA
- the fabD gene encoding ACP S-malonyltransferase — translation MTIAFTFPGQGSQAVGMGKDLAENFAEARAVFDEVDEALGEKLSDVLFNGPEETLTLTANAQPALMAVSIAVVRVLEAKGLDLKSKVAYVAGHSLGEYSALCAAGTFSLADTARLLRIRGNAMQAAVPVGVGAMAAIIGLEHADVIAVCEAAAAIGACQIANDNGGGQIVISGEKAAVEKAAGLATDKGAKRAILLPVSAPFHSKLMAPAAEAMRAALATVAKSDPVVPLIANVRAAPVTGADEIARLLVEQVTGQVRWRETVEWFAGNGVTTLYELGSGKVLTGLARRIDKTINGISVNGPADIDATVAALTA, via the coding sequence ATGACCATCGCTTTCACTTTTCCCGGTCAGGGCAGTCAGGCCGTCGGCATGGGCAAGGACTTGGCCGAGAATTTCGCCGAGGCCCGCGCCGTTTTCGACGAGGTCGATGAGGCGCTCGGTGAAAAGCTTTCGGACGTCTTGTTCAATGGTCCCGAGGAGACCTTGACCCTGACGGCGAACGCCCAGCCGGCGTTGATGGCCGTCTCGATCGCCGTCGTCCGCGTGCTCGAAGCCAAAGGGCTGGATCTGAAGTCCAAGGTCGCCTACGTCGCCGGCCACTCGCTCGGCGAATATTCGGCACTCTGCGCCGCCGGCACCTTTTCGCTCGCCGATACCGCGCGACTCCTGCGCATTCGCGGCAATGCCATGCAGGCCGCCGTCCCCGTCGGCGTCGGCGCCATGGCCGCGATTATCGGCCTCGAACATGCCGACGTTATTGCCGTCTGCGAGGCAGCGGCGGCCATCGGCGCCTGCCAGATCGCCAACGACAATGGCGGCGGCCAGATCGTCATATCAGGCGAGAAGGCAGCCGTCGAAAAGGCCGCCGGCCTTGCGACCGACAAGGGCGCCAAGCGCGCCATCCTGCTGCCGGTTTCCGCTCCCTTCCATTCCAAGCTGATGGCGCCGGCGGCCGAGGCCATGCGCGCGGCACTGGCAACGGTCGCCAAGTCCGATCCCGTCGTGCCCCTCATCGCCAATGTCCGCGCGGCCCCGGTGACCGGCGCCGACGAGATCGCCCGTCTCCTTGTCGAGCAGGTGACCGGTCAGGTCCGCTGGCGCGAGACGGTGGAATGGTTTGCCGGCAATGGCGTGACGACGCTCTATGAACTCGGCTCCGGCAAGGTGCTGACCGGCCTTGCCCGCCGCATCGACAAGACGATCAACGGCATCTCCGTCAACGGTCCGGCGGATATCGACGCGACTGTTGCCGCCCTCACGGCCTGA
- the fabG gene encoding 3-oxoacyl-[acyl-carrier-protein] reductase — protein MLDLSGRKALVTGASGGIGEEIARLLHKQGAIVGLHGTRVEKLEALAAELGERVKIFPANLSDRDEVKALGQKAEAELEGVDILVNNAGITRDGLFVRMSDEDWDAVLEVNLTSTFRLTRELTHPMMRRRYGRIINITSVVGVTGNPGQANYCASKAGMIGFTKSLAQEIATRNVTVNCVAPGFIESAMTGKLNDKQKEAIMGAIPMKRMGTGGEVASAVAYLASSEAAYMTGQTLHVNGGMAMI, from the coding sequence ATGCTCGATCTTTCCGGCCGCAAGGCTCTCGTCACCGGCGCATCGGGTGGTATCGGCGAGGAAATCGCCCGCCTTCTTCATAAGCAGGGCGCCATCGTCGGCCTGCACGGCACCCGCGTCGAGAAGCTGGAAGCGCTGGCGGCCGAACTCGGCGAGCGCGTCAAGATTTTCCCGGCCAACCTCTCCGACCGTGACGAGGTCAAGGCGCTCGGCCAGAAGGCCGAAGCCGAACTCGAAGGCGTCGACATCCTCGTCAACAATGCCGGCATCACCCGCGACGGCCTGTTCGTGCGCATGAGCGACGAGGATTGGGACGCCGTTCTCGAAGTGAATCTGACGTCGACCTTCCGCCTGACGCGCGAATTGACGCATCCGATGATGCGCCGCCGCTATGGCCGCATCATCAACATCACCTCCGTCGTCGGCGTCACCGGCAATCCGGGCCAGGCCAATTACTGCGCCTCCAAGGCGGGCATGATCGGCTTCACCAAGTCGCTCGCGCAGGAAATCGCCACCCGCAACGTGACGGTCAACTGCGTGGCGCCCGGCTTCATCGAGAGCGCCATGACCGGCAAGCTGAACGACAAGCAGAAGGAAGCGATCATGGGAGCGATCCCGATGAAGCGCATGGGCACGGGCGGCGAGGTCGCTTCGGCGGTCGCTTATCTTGCCTCTTCCGAGGCCGCTTACATGACAGGCCAGACGCTGCACGTAAACGGCGGCATGGCGATGATCTGA
- a CDS encoding aldo/keto reductase, with translation MKYNSLGRTDISVSEICLGTMTWGSQNSETDAHAQMDYAVEKGVNFFDTAELYPTTPVSPETQGWTEDYIGSWFKKTGKRGDIVLATKVAGRGRDYIRGGEGADAKNIRLALEASLTRLKTEYVDLYQIHWPNRGHFHFRQNWSYNPFNQDRDKTVANMLDILETLGALVQEGKIRAIGLSNETTWGIQKYLTLSEQKSLPRVASVQNEYNLLYRHFDLDLAELSHHEDVGLLAYSPLAGGILTGKYVDGGRPKGSRGSINHDIGGRLQPLQEPATKAYLQIAATFGLDPAAMALAFCLSRPFMASAIIGATSMEQLKIDIGAADLTLSHEVLAEIAKVHRQYPLTL, from the coding sequence ATGAAGTACAATTCGCTAGGCCGCACCGACATTTCCGTTTCAGAGATTTGCCTGGGCACCATGACCTGGGGCTCGCAGAACAGCGAAACCGACGCGCATGCGCAGATGGATTACGCCGTCGAAAAGGGCGTCAATTTCTTCGATACCGCCGAACTCTACCCAACCACCCCGGTTTCGCCCGAAACACAGGGCTGGACTGAAGACTATATCGGCAGTTGGTTCAAGAAGACCGGCAAGCGTGGAGATATCGTGCTCGCCACCAAGGTCGCCGGCCGGGGCCGCGACTATATACGCGGCGGCGAAGGCGCGGATGCAAAGAATATCCGCCTGGCGCTCGAGGCCAGCCTGACGCGGCTGAAGACCGAATACGTCGACCTCTACCAGATCCACTGGCCGAACCGCGGCCATTTCCATTTCCGCCAGAACTGGAGCTACAATCCCTTCAACCAGGATCGCGACAAGACCGTCGCCAATATGCTCGACATCCTGGAAACGCTCGGCGCGCTGGTGCAGGAAGGCAAGATCCGGGCGATCGGGCTTTCCAACGAAACCACCTGGGGCATCCAGAAATACCTGACGCTGTCCGAACAGAAAAGCCTGCCACGCGTTGCCAGCGTCCAGAACGAATACAATCTCCTCTACCGCCATTTCGACCTCGATCTCGCCGAACTCTCGCATCACGAGGATGTCGGGCTGCTCGCCTATTCGCCGCTCGCCGGCGGCATCCTGACCGGCAAATATGTCGATGGCGGCAGGCCGAAGGGTTCGCGCGGTTCGATCAACCACGATATCGGCGGCCGCCTGCAGCCGCTGCAGGAGCCGGCGACCAAAGCCTATCTGCAGATCGCGGCAACCTTCGGTCTCGACCCGGCGGCCATGGCGCTCGCCTTTTGCCTGTCCAGACCCTTCATGGCCTCCGCCATCATCGGCGCGACGTCGATGGAGCAGTTGAAAATCGATATCGGCGCGGCCGACCTGACGCTTTCGCACGAGGTGCTGGCGGAGATCGCCAAGGTGCACCGGCAGTATCCGCTGACGCTGTGA